The following are from one region of the Verrucomicrobiia bacterium genome:
- a CDS encoding NUDIX domain-containing protein: MTDATYFQYCPKQIVFSKDKTKVLLAQRKDEQDYNGIFSFIGGKTEITDESLLAGLKREKDEEIGVDAKLNICWTMSCFQELYRKKDGKSMVLPHHVAIFQRGEISLNGNEYAQYKWVPVNEVEFFQPAIRTTWPAVQAALRLLPLLNSDDFAEI; this comes from the coding sequence ATGACTGACGCCACTTACTTCCAATATTGCCCGAAACAAATAGTTTTCTCGAAAGACAAAACAAAGGTGTTGCTGGCTCAACGAAAAGACGAGCAGGATTACAATGGCATCTTCAGCTTCATTGGCGGCAAGACCGAAATCACGGACGAGTCGCTGCTGGCCGGATTAAAGCGCGAAAAGGATGAAGAAATTGGAGTTGATGCCAAACTGAACATCTGCTGGACCATGAGTTGCTTTCAGGAGCTCTACCGAAAAAAGGACGGCAAAAGCATGGTTTTGCCTCATCATGTAGCCATCTTTCAACGTGGCGAGATAAGTCTGAACGGCAACGAATACGCCCAATACAAGTGGGTACCTGTCAATGAAGTTGAGTTCTTCCAGCCAGCGATACGTACCACTTGGCCGGCGGTACAGGCTGCGTTACGGCTGCTACCGCTACTCAATAGTGATGATTTCGCAGAAATTTAG